A part of Candidatus Bathyarchaeota archaeon genomic DNA contains:
- a CDS encoding orotidine 5'-phosphate decarboxylase: MSFKGKMQEAAKSKNSPLILALDFPFQATENRNNILIKAQKILQAVHPYIAAVKINHHLTLPLGTFDGVQFLVEQIRGAGMLAIMDAKVNDIGATNQTIAEYYFAAGFDAIIANPFVGWEEGLKPLFDVSKRLNRGVILLTYMSHKGAVEGYGQTIVDPYTGLQTPQYISFAKKALQWGADGVVVGATVPEKIAEVKAILGDKVAVYSPGVGAQGGAAASAMRAGASYLIVGREIMMASDPAEAAQRILCAIKGL; this comes from the coding sequence ATGTCGTTTAAGGGTAAAATGCAGGAAGCCGCCAAAAGCAAAAACAGCCCCCTAATCTTAGCATTGGATTTCCCCTTCCAAGCCACCGAGAACCGAAACAACATCCTCATCAAAGCCCAAAAAATCCTCCAAGCCGTCCATCCCTACATCGCCGCCGTCAAAATCAATCATCACCTCACCTTGCCGCTGGGCACCTTTGATGGCGTGCAATTTTTGGTGGAGCAGATTCGGGGCGCGGGGATGCTGGCGATTATGGATGCTAAGGTAAACGACATAGGCGCCACTAACCAAACCATTGCGGAATACTATTTTGCCGCGGGGTTTGATGCCATCATCGCGAATCCGTTTGTAGGCTGGGAGGAGGGGTTAAAGCCGCTTTTTGATGTCTCCAAGCGGCTGAACCGCGGCGTGATATTGCTGACTTACATGAGCCATAAGGGCGCGGTGGAGGGTTACGGTCAAACCATAGTGGATCCCTACACTGGCTTGCAGACGCCGCAGTACATCTCGTTTGCTAAGAAGGCGCTTCAGTGGGGTGCAGACGGCGTGGTTGTGGGTGCAACGGTTCCGGAAAAAATCGCTGAGGTTAAGGCTATTTTGGGCGATAAAGTGGCGGTTTACTCCCCGGGCGTAGGGGCACAGGGAGGAGCAGCGGCTTCGGCGATGAGGGCAGGCGCCAGCTACCTTATAGTCGGCAGAGAAATCATGATGGCTTCTGACCCAGCGGAGGCTGCTCAGCGGATTCTATGCGCTATTAAGGGTTTGTAA
- a CDS encoding ribbon-helix-helix domain-containing protein has translation MKLVTVLLPEAYLEGLDELVRANMYPSRSSVIRSAVRDLLKKELWENKRGR, from the coding sequence ATGAAGTTAGTAACCGTTTTGTTGCCAGAAGCCTACCTAGAAGGCCTCGACGAACTCGTCCGAGCCAACATGTACCCCAGCCGAAGCAGCGTCATCCGCTCCGCGGTCCGCGACCTGCTCAAAAAGGAACTCTGGGAAAACAAACGCGGCAGATAA
- a CDS encoding DUF2283 domain-containing protein produces MTYKIKYEQDADVLTIVLKGKGKLSHAKEMGDFIVHVDQNDEPLFLEILKASKIVPLMVEGLAKKEIIVG; encoded by the coding sequence ATGACTTATAAAATAAAGTATGAGCAGGACGCAGATGTTCTTACGATTGTGCTTAAAGGTAAGGGTAAACTGTCTCACGCCAAAGAAATGGGAGATTTCATCGTTCATGTCGACCAGAATGATGAGCCGCTGTTCCTGGAGATCCTCAAAGCCAGCAAAATCGTGCCGTTGATGGTTGAGGGGCTAGCGAAGAAAGAAATCATTGTTGGGTAG
- a CDS encoding DUF4258 domain-containing protein: MSDASKIQFTKHALDKFKLLQSYGFEISKEQIIDTISNPERVDAIEGQFLATKKISPRHAVRVVYELRKGFLVVITFYPVRRERYDL, from the coding sequence TTGAGTGATGCGTCAAAAATTCAATTTACTAAACATGCCCTTGATAAATTCAAGCTACTGCAAAGCTACGGCTTTGAAATAAGTAAAGAGCAAATAATTGACACTATATCAAACCCTGAACGGGTAGATGCTATAGAAGGACAATTTTTAGCAACGAAAAAAATAAGCCCCAGACATGCGGTTAGAGTGGTCTATGAACTCAGAAAAGGCTTTTTAGTCGTTATAACCTTTTATCCAGTGAGGCGTGAGCGTTATGACTTATAA
- a CDS encoding metallophosphoesterase yields the protein MLKLLLPHPAALVKEGKTKTLLIADPHLGWEMELQDRGIHVPSQTPKILTKLVSILSQYKPDKLIILGDVKYTVTKSERAEWQDIPDFFRQLQTHIGDIAIVRGNHDANLEPLLPENIQLLPSSGAVVGDVGVFHGHKWPSPALLGCKTLVMGHLHPVVVFRDPAGCKMTRQVWMHASCDGMALAKVLLAKHGTKIEGSVEETLQRHFNVKLRAEELYIMPSFNDFLGGRPINDTHPRREIGGEALIGPVLRSEAVDIDDSELYLLDGTYLGTLRQLRNLD from the coding sequence ATGCTTAAGCTGCTTCTGCCTCATCCAGCTGCGCTTGTTAAAGAAGGAAAAACCAAGACCCTTCTAATCGCGGATCCCCACCTCGGCTGGGAGATGGAGCTTCAGGACCGAGGCATCCATGTGCCCAGCCAAACCCCCAAGATTCTAACCAAACTCGTCTCCATCCTGTCCCAATACAAGCCCGACAAATTGATTATTCTCGGAGACGTCAAGTACACGGTAACTAAAAGCGAACGCGCGGAATGGCAGGATATCCCCGACTTCTTCAGGCAACTGCAAACCCACATTGGTGACATAGCCATCGTCCGCGGCAACCACGACGCCAACCTTGAACCGCTGCTCCCCGAAAACATCCAGCTGCTCCCCTCCAGCGGCGCAGTCGTCGGCGACGTCGGTGTTTTTCATGGTCACAAGTGGCCCTCGCCTGCACTGCTGGGCTGCAAGACGCTAGTTATGGGGCACCTGCATCCCGTGGTGGTTTTCCGTGACCCAGCCGGCTGCAAGATGACGCGGCAGGTCTGGATGCATGCGAGCTGCGATGGGATGGCGCTGGCGAAGGTTCTGCTGGCTAAGCATGGCACAAAAATCGAGGGCTCCGTAGAGGAGACGCTGCAGAGGCACTTTAATGTCAAGTTGCGAGCGGAGGAACTCTACATTATGCCCAGCTTCAACGATTTCCTCGGCGGCAGACCCATAAACGATACTCATCCACGCAGGGAAATCGGCGGTGAAGCATTAATTGGCCCTGTCCTGCGCTCAGAGGCGGTGGATATTGATGATTCTGAGCTGTATCTGTTGGATGGAACATATCTTGGGACGCTAAGGCAGCTGCGGAATTTGGATTAA
- a CDS encoding fructose 1,6-bisphosphatase gives MNVDWLQILFECKQNIQASIKPCLATIREPQPNLGRGAGGDLMKPVDLAAESAIVQTLHSHGVSFTLISEESGLKKIGSSPDGCFLCVDPIDGTTNLTHGLPFYASSIAVADKPTLGSVYAGMVADLAHDVTYLAHRGNGASANGKPLHTSTTTLLDEAVVGIDINTYKTPADIATFSSVIHNTKHTRHFGANALEVCYVAEGLTDGFIDLRCKIRTTDVAAGFLIVEESGGIVTDAQNQPIDVPLDPRQTLSFVASANVEMHKRLLSLIKPDA, from the coding sequence ATGAACGTTGATTGGCTGCAAATCCTCTTTGAATGCAAACAAAACATCCAAGCCTCCATCAAGCCGTGCCTGGCAACCATCCGGGAACCCCAGCCGAATCTAGGCAGAGGCGCAGGCGGCGACTTAATGAAGCCCGTGGACCTTGCAGCGGAGTCCGCCATCGTGCAGACCCTTCATAGCCACGGCGTTTCCTTCACGCTTATCAGCGAGGAATCAGGTTTAAAAAAAATCGGGTCCTCACCCGACGGCTGCTTTTTATGTGTGGACCCCATCGACGGAACCACCAACCTCACCCACGGCTTGCCCTTCTACGCCTCCTCTATCGCGGTAGCCGACAAGCCCACGCTTGGCTCCGTCTACGCGGGCATGGTGGCGGATTTAGCCCACGACGTCACCTACCTGGCCCATCGCGGAAACGGCGCATCAGCCAACGGCAAACCCCTCCACACTTCCACAACAACCCTGCTTGACGAAGCCGTAGTAGGCATAGACATTAACACCTACAAAACCCCCGCTGACATAGCCACCTTCAGCTCCGTTATCCACAACACCAAGCACACACGCCACTTCGGAGCCAACGCACTGGAGGTCTGCTACGTCGCCGAGGGCTTAACAGATGGCTTCATTGATTTACGCTGCAAAATCCGCACCACCGATGTCGCCGCTGGCTTTCTAATCGTGGAGGAATCTGGCGGAATCGTCACCGACGCCCAAAACCAGCCTATTGATGTGCCTCTGGATCCTCGTCAGACACTGAGTTTTGTTGCCTCAGCCAACGTTGAGATGCATAAACGCCTTTTGAGCCTGATAAAACCCGATGCTTAA
- a CDS encoding MFS transporter has translation MEKSIADTPLVYSRLLLSTLALSALSTCLVTVAFQVFMVDIAASFQVQVGTAGMAASVGAISGIVFGLVLAVISIRFNHKVLLLCGLVCNILAALGYYFAPTFPLLLSANIAVGAGLAIVVTMAYSIIGDVYPLEKRGKAVGVIVASTILAFVIGSPLVGLMSAFLDWRSVTLILSLPSALTSLVLATLFVPNHTKPKTTLIPEPFSVACQQAFSSVSGIAALSVTMFMVCESGIGYFTISFYRQQFAEPIAWGTIYFLVANIMAAVGGAIAGLMVNRVGRKRLGTLTLVIACMLTLVFTFMPTAELSGLLSILRFWFSAMASTAGGSLIIEQLPKYRSTMMSLNTAFMNVGILLASLVGGTVLNLYGYQALGIVLGGLGALGALIWIGLVREPCQR, from the coding sequence ATGGAGAAAAGCATTGCAGATACACCTTTAGTGTACAGTAGGCTTCTGCTTTCCACGTTAGCTCTTTCAGCGCTATCTACTTGTCTGGTGACAGTTGCCTTCCAAGTTTTCATGGTTGATATAGCTGCAAGCTTCCAAGTTCAAGTCGGCACAGCAGGCATGGCGGCTTCGGTGGGGGCAATCTCAGGCATAGTTTTCGGTTTAGTGCTGGCTGTGATAAGCATCCGCTTCAACCACAAAGTGTTGCTGCTCTGCGGATTAGTCTGCAACATTTTAGCTGCTCTCGGCTACTATTTTGCGCCGACTTTTCCGCTGCTTTTATCCGCTAACATCGCTGTGGGCGCTGGGTTAGCGATTGTTGTCACGATGGCTTACTCGATAATCGGCGACGTTTACCCGCTGGAGAAAAGAGGAAAAGCTGTCGGAGTAATTGTTGCTTCAACAATACTTGCTTTCGTCATCGGCAGCCCACTGGTGGGTTTGATGTCAGCGTTTCTGGATTGGCGAAGCGTCACCCTCATTCTGTCTTTACCCTCTGCCCTAACCAGCTTAGTCTTAGCTACCCTATTTGTACCAAACCACACAAAACCAAAAACCACGCTTATACCGGAGCCCTTTTCGGTGGCCTGCCAACAAGCATTCTCAAGCGTGTCGGGAATTGCCGCGTTATCAGTCACTATGTTTATGGTCTGCGAAAGCGGCATCGGCTACTTTACCATTTCTTTCTACCGGCAACAATTCGCGGAGCCGATTGCATGGGGAACAATTTACTTTTTGGTGGCAAACATCATGGCGGCGGTAGGTGGAGCAATCGCGGGTTTAATGGTAAACCGTGTTGGACGCAAGAGGCTTGGAACCTTAACTCTTGTGATCGCTTGCATGCTTACCTTGGTGTTCACTTTTATGCCCACTGCAGAGCTCTCTGGGCTTCTAAGTATCCTGCGCTTCTGGTTCTCCGCTATGGCTTCAACCGCCGGTGGCAGCCTCATTATTGAGCAGTTGCCAAAATATCGCAGCACCATGATGTCGCTTAACACTGCATTCATGAATGTGGGGATACTTTTAGCGTCGCTTGTCGGCGGCACAGTGTTGAACCTCTATGGGTATCAGGCTTTAGGTATCGTGCTGGGTGGACTTGGGGCTTTGGGCGCGTTGATTTGGATTGGGCTGGTACGGGAACCCTGTCAACGCTAA
- a CDS encoding radical SAM protein: MGTTLKLLELMLRQKLLGQGLSGEPNTPLIVSYAVTRACNLRCLHCHVSAREAMPNELNLKEALNAIDQMHSLGTRAVIFSGGEPLLRKDFVLALARRCDDLGIITALLSNGLLITPHTALQLQEAGIKAIGIPIDSVVPEKHDHLRNLPGTFNQAVKAIRTCLDIDLEVIVTTMALKDTVSEMPRRIDFLYGLGVDEVAVYDLVPVGRGKDVMDQAMTQQQRVNLIRWLQGRQEDSEMTFTMSGGIPLYPEIALEMHRSHGTKPKDLLIKEFYIHQGIGCHAGNMYFSLRPNGDIYPCTFLPIKAGNIREQSLREIWSSSKILNTLRSRQMLKGQCGACEYREACGGCRGRAYACTGDYLESDPVCLRDLMVEQHLSPADIERFGWCVG, from the coding sequence ATGGGAACCACGCTTAAGCTCCTTGAACTCATGCTTCGCCAGAAGCTGCTGGGTCAAGGCCTAAGTGGCGAACCCAACACGCCCCTTATAGTTTCCTATGCCGTTACACGCGCCTGCAACCTGCGGTGCCTTCACTGCCACGTCTCCGCACGCGAAGCCATGCCTAACGAACTCAACCTCAAAGAAGCCCTAAACGCCATAGACCAGATGCACAGCCTAGGCACCCGGGCAGTGATTTTCAGCGGCGGCGAACCCCTGCTGCGCAAAGACTTCGTTTTAGCCCTTGCCCGGCGCTGCGATGACCTCGGCATAATAACCGCGCTGCTCAGCAACGGGCTCCTCATCACGCCGCATACGGCTTTGCAGCTGCAGGAGGCAGGCATCAAAGCCATCGGCATCCCCATTGACTCTGTGGTCCCCGAGAAGCATGATCATCTCCGTAATCTTCCCGGCACCTTTAACCAAGCTGTCAAAGCCATCAGAACCTGCTTAGACATTGACTTGGAGGTTATTGTTACCACTATGGCGCTTAAAGACACCGTTTCGGAGATGCCTAGGCGTATCGATTTTCTCTACGGGTTAGGCGTGGATGAGGTGGCGGTGTATGATTTGGTGCCCGTCGGCAGAGGCAAGGACGTTATGGATCAGGCTATGACGCAGCAGCAGCGAGTTAACCTTATCCGGTGGCTTCAGGGCCGCCAGGAGGATTCCGAGATGACCTTCACTATGTCAGGCGGCATTCCACTCTACCCCGAAATCGCTCTGGAGATGCATCGCAGCCACGGAACCAAACCCAAGGATTTGCTCATCAAGGAATTCTATATCCATCAGGGCATCGGCTGCCACGCGGGCAACATGTACTTTAGCCTGCGCCCCAACGGCGACATTTACCCCTGCACCTTTCTGCCCATAAAAGCCGGCAACATCCGAGAGCAGAGCCTGCGGGAGATTTGGAGTAGCTCCAAAATCCTCAACACCCTGCGGAGCAGGCAGATGCTTAAGGGGCAATGTGGCGCCTGCGAGTACCGTGAAGCCTGTGGAGGATGCCGGGGCAGAGCCTACGCATGTACAGGCGACTATCTAGAGTCGGATCCGGTGTGTCTGCGGGATTTAATGGTGGAGCAGCATCTTTCCCCCGCTGATATCGAGCGGTTCGGCTGGTGCGTGGGGTAG
- a CDS encoding LamG domain-containing protein, with the protein MMLQRKTSVFTILLLATLISPMFLASTQAMDTQATVGHWTLDSIQSTDSGNVTADATGINNGIVSGHPLPQIIDGKVGSAMQFDGDNLVYVPIKFVVGFPPMPEPMYIDISANLEIKKYFDIQAWIYVPGYKDATYNNIVVECNHPDQACAWQNTTRILGLAIRAGTPENGEQYVEGALSGFVCTDVGGINEIVTNEPVPLNQWVNVEFARTATGMHLYVDGKEQAVQILSGTQNPEGNVMSGTEYYFGHDALAAIDDVKIVDLAQNLSEDAFDIGPNIMIVVIAVSLIFAVAWLLRRFIQLWIIRPKI; encoded by the coding sequence ATGATGCTTCAAAGAAAAACCTCGGTCTTCACGATTCTTCTTTTAGCAACCCTGATTTCCCCAATGTTTCTGGCGAGCACCCAGGCAATGGATACACAGGCAACCGTAGGCCACTGGACCCTTGATAGCATACAATCAACCGACAGCGGCAACGTAACGGCAGACGCGACGGGAATTAACAACGGGATAGTCAGCGGGCATCCTCTGCCCCAAATCATCGACGGCAAAGTAGGCAGCGCCATGCAGTTCGACGGCGACAACCTCGTCTATGTCCCCATTAAATTCGTCGTCGGTTTCCCACCTATGCCAGAACCCATGTACATTGACATCTCAGCGAACCTCGAAATCAAAAAGTACTTCGACATCCAAGCATGGATTTACGTTCCCGGCTACAAAGACGCCACATACAACAACATAGTCGTAGAATGCAACCACCCCGACCAAGCATGCGCCTGGCAGAACACCACCCGCATCCTCGGCTTAGCCATCCGCGCAGGCACCCCCGAAAACGGCGAACAGTACGTCGAAGGCGCATTAAGCGGCTTTGTATGCACCGACGTAGGCGGCATAAACGAGATCGTAACAAATGAGCCTGTGCCGCTTAACCAGTGGGTTAATGTGGAGTTCGCGCGTACAGCAACCGGCATGCACCTCTACGTCGACGGCAAAGAGCAAGCTGTCCAGATTCTCTCAGGCACCCAGAACCCCGAAGGCAACGTTATGAGTGGCACCGAATACTACTTTGGACACGATGCACTGGCAGCTATCGATGACGTTAAAATCGTGGATTTAGCCCAGAACCTAAGCGAAGACGCCTTTGACATCGGACCCAACATCATGATAGTGGTAATCGCGGTTTCCCTCATCTTTGCGGTGGCCTGGCTACTACGGCGATTTATCCAGCTCTGGATTATTCGACCTAAAATCTAA
- a CDS encoding NERD domain-containing protein codes for MRKIKAQNSYLKNQTRKNLAKAALCILIFAAALFGLAWRVLSTLQVGQLEAVWLVFSLLPLGASYFYLRKYRIYRGGWEGEKQVAQHLNRMLSDDFYLINDLYLGSGGDIDHVVLAPSGVYVLETKNWRGTVSCRGDEWQREGKHASASPSLQVKRNAAKIKRLIGNAPALRSLDVWVEGIVVLTNRHAKIHLSNPAVPVLKLEQLPSYLSRQGARRLSGEELAAIGKEIVKHKA; via the coding sequence ATGCGCAAAATAAAAGCCCAAAACAGCTACCTCAAAAACCAAACCAGAAAAAACCTGGCCAAAGCAGCGCTTTGCATACTGATATTTGCTGCTGCCCTCTTCGGGTTGGCTTGGCGGGTGCTCTCCACATTGCAGGTTGGACAACTTGAGGCGGTATGGCTGGTTTTTTCGCTTCTCCCGCTTGGCGCATCCTATTTCTATCTGCGTAAATACCGCATTTACCGCGGCGGTTGGGAAGGCGAAAAACAAGTTGCGCAGCACCTAAACAGAATGCTCAGCGATGATTTTTACCTTATAAACGACTTGTACCTGGGAAGCGGCGGAGACATCGACCACGTGGTTTTGGCGCCCAGCGGGGTGTATGTTTTAGAAACCAAGAATTGGAGGGGCACCGTTAGCTGCAGGGGCGATGAGTGGCAGCGGGAGGGCAAACACGCTTCAGCCAGTCCTAGTCTTCAGGTGAAACGCAACGCAGCAAAAATAAAGCGCTTAATCGGGAACGCTCCAGCATTGAGGTCTTTGGACGTTTGGGTTGAAGGCATCGTTGTGTTAACTAACAGGCATGCCAAAATCCACCTGAGCAACCCCGCGGTGCCTGTCTTAAAACTTGAGCAGCTCCCCAGCTACTTATCCCGTCAAGGCGCTCGCCGACTCAGCGGGGAAGAACTGGCAGCTATCGGGAAAGAGATTGTGAAGCATAAGGCTTAG
- a CDS encoding cation:proton antiporter: MALDSALTGIVTICILVFSAKVLGEIFSWRKIPAVLGELTAGIILGPYALGSIIAINGTPLIQINEIVKAFGEIGGILILFVAGLEMTFKDFRKVGAAGFIIGTTGVIVPFAMGYGLSFLLGFDTITSMVVAAALVATSISITALVLQEMNQHRKVESRMMISAAVVDDVLGLAILGVIVSFISSSAPMNALNIITVIATSLGLWLAMTVFSSLVVPRIINWTSKGKHDATVEAAATASCFGASALAAAIGLSPIVGAFAAGMAVASSNVIEKIRDYTKKISVVFSPVFFALAGAQFDLRAFVTTDWFFYAFFAALVVVAVVSKMIGCAIPAAYFLKDRSKGTKVGYGMISRGEVGLIVAGVAISAGAIAQSTYAAILGMIMITTLIAPLLLRRACEKEAPEEEMPNDDQSAPDYIPTYPLEFHE, encoded by the coding sequence TTGGCTTTAGACAGTGCACTTACAGGAATCGTCACCATCTGCATTCTGGTGTTCTCAGCCAAGGTTCTGGGAGAAATCTTTTCTTGGCGTAAAATCCCCGCGGTCCTCGGAGAATTAACCGCTGGAATCATACTTGGACCATACGCTTTAGGCTCCATAATCGCCATCAACGGAACCCCGCTTATTCAAATTAACGAAATAGTCAAAGCCTTCGGAGAAATCGGTGGCATCCTCATTCTGTTTGTTGCAGGTTTAGAGATGACGTTTAAGGATTTCCGCAAAGTAGGCGCCGCTGGGTTTATAATCGGAACCACCGGTGTAATTGTTCCCTTCGCTATGGGCTATGGGCTCTCGTTCCTTTTAGGCTTCGACACAATAACCAGTATGGTCGTCGCAGCCGCGCTCGTAGCCACCAGCATCTCCATTACGGCGCTGGTTTTGCAGGAGATGAATCAGCATCGAAAGGTAGAGTCACGCATGATGATTAGCGCAGCCGTCGTGGATGATGTTTTGGGGCTTGCGATTTTAGGTGTCATCGTCTCCTTCATATCATCCTCAGCCCCTATGAACGCCCTAAACATAATCACGGTCATCGCTACCTCCCTGGGGCTCTGGCTAGCCATGACTGTGTTCTCCTCCCTGGTGGTTCCACGCATAATCAACTGGACTTCAAAAGGCAAACACGATGCAACCGTGGAAGCCGCCGCCACCGCATCATGCTTCGGCGCATCCGCTTTAGCTGCCGCCATTGGTTTATCTCCCATCGTCGGGGCCTTCGCAGCAGGCATGGCTGTGGCAAGCTCAAATGTCATCGAGAAAATCCGCGATTACACCAAAAAAATCAGCGTTGTCTTCTCGCCTGTGTTCTTTGCTTTGGCAGGGGCACAGTTTGACCTTAGAGCCTTCGTTACAACTGACTGGTTCTTCTACGCTTTCTTCGCTGCACTAGTTGTAGTGGCTGTTGTAAGCAAGATGATTGGCTGTGCTATACCCGCGGCTTACTTCCTTAAAGACCGCAGTAAAGGCACCAAAGTGGGCTATGGCATGATTTCAAGAGGGGAAGTGGGGCTAATCGTGGCAGGTGTCGCCATATCAGCCGGCGCCATAGCCCAAAGCACCTACGCCGCGATTCTAGGCATGATTATGATTACCACGCTTATTGCGCCGCTGCTCCTCCGCCGCGCCTGCGAAAAGGAGGCTCCTGAAGAGGAAATGCCTAACGACGACCAATCAGCACCCGACTATATTCCCACTTATCCTCTGGAATTCCATGAATAG
- the albA gene encoding DNA-binding protein Alba, with protein MTENADVIFVGNKPPMSYVLAIITSLSSGNLKAITLKARGQAITTAVDVAEIARNRFIKDLKVSKIAIGTAEMPPREGESKSRMVSTMEITLAKA; from the coding sequence ATGACTGAAAATGCAGATGTTATCTTCGTCGGAAACAAACCCCCCATGAGCTATGTTCTGGCAATAATCACAAGTCTCTCCTCAGGCAACCTAAAAGCAATCACCCTAAAAGCCAGAGGCCAAGCCATAACCACCGCAGTTGACGTAGCAGAGATCGCAAGAAACCGGTTCATTAAAGACCTCAAAGTATCTAAGATTGCCATTGGCACTGCCGAGATGCCGCCACGTGAGGGAGAAAGCAAGTCCAGAATGGTTTCCACGATGGAGATTACTTTAGCAAAAGCCTAA
- a CDS encoding CDP-alcohol phosphatidyltransferase family protein, with protein sequence MANTNETRKAVLTKLKKQIQQLLTGQAEIAHKMGLTPNHISVIGFILAFASAISYALFTPQTSWLLLLATFFLLASGYCDTMDGIVARTFKQSSSFGGFFDSVLDRFADGTSYAGIIVAGLCSAAFGWYWGTIVALSALVASMLVSYTRARAEIIGVKMESVGIAERAERMLILAAVSIIGFFKLEILGYGVALIAVLSAITVLQRVLHVHRELKKKAAE encoded by the coding sequence TTGGCTAATACAAACGAGACCCGAAAAGCTGTGCTGACCAAACTAAAAAAGCAAATCCAGCAACTCCTCACCGGACAAGCAGAGATAGCGCATAAGATGGGGTTAACACCCAACCACATCAGCGTAATCGGCTTCATCTTAGCCTTCGCCTCCGCCATCTCCTACGCCCTGTTCACCCCCCAAACCAGCTGGCTGCTGCTTCTAGCTACATTTTTCCTTTTGGCATCAGGCTACTGTGACACAATGGACGGCATCGTCGCCCGTACCTTTAAGCAAAGCAGCTCTTTTGGCGGCTTCTTTGATTCGGTGCTGGATCGATTCGCTGATGGCACCTCATATGCCGGGATTATTGTTGCGGGGTTATGCAGTGCAGCGTTTGGTTGGTACTGGGGAACCATTGTGGCGTTGTCTGCTTTGGTGGCTTCCATGCTGGTAAGTTACACCCGGGCTAGAGCTGAGATAATTGGGGTAAAAATGGAGTCGGTGGGTATTGCGGAACGCGCCGAGCGTATGCTTATCTTGGCTGCGGTAAGCATAATCGGATTCTTCAAACTCGAAATTCTCGGGTACGGCGTAGCCCTTATCGCGGTACTCTCAGCAATAACGGTTCTGCAAAGAGTACTGCATGTTCATAGAGAATTAAAGAAAAAAGCAGCAGAATAG
- a CDS encoding 30S ribosomal protein S26e, with protein MPSKRKSRGRAKGSKGSSTLVQCVNCGAMVPRDKAKRSTRRVSFVEPQLAKELRQKGTFLASWVDTKYYCISCAVHRGIVKVRAENERHSRGYKRRY; from the coding sequence ATGCCCAGTAAGCGAAAAAGCCGAGGAAGAGCTAAAGGAAGCAAAGGAAGCAGTACCCTTGTTCAATGTGTAAATTGCGGTGCAATGGTGCCACGGGACAAGGCGAAACGATCTACTCGCAGAGTATCATTCGTAGAGCCGCAGTTAGCTAAGGAACTCAGGCAGAAAGGCACATTTTTAGCTTCGTGGGTTGACACGAAATATTACTGTATCTCATGCGCTGTTCACCGCGGCATCGTTAAGGTCCGCGCTGAAAACGAGCGACATTCCAGAGGCTATAAAAGAAGATACTAA
- a CDS encoding CBS domain-containing protein — translation MAEIGLRTKMLVRDVMSSPVVTMSEDETANRAASNMDMNDLGAVIVQSNTGKSIGIITERDIVKRVVAKNLKPDTVKAKEIMTTPLVTIEPEATITDAARRMTRLDIRRLGVIYKGNLVGIISSKDILGVMPELIEIMQERQRIEGAESTEETEEVPLSGYCDRCNAYSESLKERNGQNICDECRIELEQEK, via the coding sequence ATGGCGGAAATTGGTCTGAGAACAAAAATGCTTGTAAGAGACGTTATGAGCAGCCCAGTGGTAACGATGAGTGAAGATGAAACAGCAAACCGTGCTGCCTCAAACATGGACATGAACGATTTAGGCGCCGTCATCGTACAGAGCAACACAGGAAAATCCATCGGCATAATAACTGAACGCGACATCGTTAAGCGGGTTGTAGCAAAAAACCTCAAACCCGACACCGTTAAAGCCAAAGAAATCATGACTACCCCGCTAGTCACCATAGAGCCTGAGGCAACCATCACTGATGCCGCTCGAAGGATGACTCGGCTGGACATCCGGCGGCTAGGCGTAATCTACAAGGGCAATCTGGTAGGCATCATCTCAAGCAAAGATATCCTAGGCGTTATGCCTGAACTTATCGAGATTATGCAGGAGCGTCAACGCATCGAAGGCGCCGAGAGCACCGAGGAAACCGAGGAGGTTCCGCTCTCAGGTTACTGCGACCGCTGCAACGCTTACTCTGAGAGCCTCAAGGAACGCAACGGACAAAACATCTGTGATGAATGCCGCATAGAGCTTGAACAAGAAAAATAA